The proteins below are encoded in one region of Tessaracoccus aquimaris:
- the mmsB gene encoding multiple monosaccharide ABC transporter permease produces MSTETATAKPKAWGGFGTTMREYGIMAALVLIVILFQVLTGGRLLQPNNVTSLVQQNAYVLILAVGMLMVIVAGHIDLSVGSVVAAVGGVIGVLMADYHVNPWVAVAIALVVGAVIGAWQGFWVAFVGVPAFIVTLGGMLIFRGVAQVLVGRTRAGFEDSFVSISNGGVAGWVGFMGDLDAFTVIVGIVGIVGLIFSTLRRRMVARSRRLEVEPMGLMLVKLIGLSVLIALATYWVASSNLGLPYVLVIVGLVILLYSWLMGNTVFGRHVYAIGGNLAAAKLSGINTRKVNFWLFVNMGVLCGLAAVVVTSRAGAAVAAAGQNYELDAIAACFIGGAAVSGGIGRVSGAIIGALIMGVLNMGLSIMSVDPSWQFVVKGLVLIVAVAFDMINKGRSAKA; encoded by the coding sequence ATGAGTACCGAAACTGCAACGGCGAAGCCGAAGGCCTGGGGAGGCTTCGGCACCACGATGCGCGAGTACGGCATCATGGCCGCCCTCGTGCTCATCGTCATCCTGTTCCAGGTGCTGACCGGTGGGAGGCTGCTCCAACCCAACAACGTGACCAGCCTGGTGCAGCAGAACGCCTACGTGCTCATCCTGGCGGTCGGCATGCTGATGGTCATCGTCGCCGGCCACATCGACCTGTCGGTCGGCTCGGTCGTCGCCGCGGTCGGCGGTGTGATCGGCGTGCTGATGGCCGACTACCACGTCAACCCGTGGGTGGCCGTCGCCATCGCGCTGGTCGTCGGAGCGGTGATCGGAGCGTGGCAGGGCTTCTGGGTCGCCTTTGTCGGCGTGCCCGCCTTCATCGTGACCCTCGGCGGCATGCTGATCTTCCGCGGTGTCGCGCAGGTCCTCGTCGGCCGCACTCGTGCAGGTTTCGAGGACTCCTTCGTCAGCATCTCCAACGGCGGCGTAGCAGGCTGGGTCGGCTTCATGGGTGACCTGGACGCCTTCACGGTCATTGTCGGCATTGTCGGCATCGTCGGGCTGATCTTCTCGACGTTGCGCCGCCGGATGGTCGCCAGGTCGCGCCGCCTCGAGGTCGAGCCGATGGGGCTGATGCTCGTCAAGCTGATCGGCCTCAGCGTCCTGATCGCCCTTGCCACCTACTGGGTCGCAAGCAGCAATCTCGGGCTTCCCTACGTGCTCGTGATCGTCGGCCTCGTCATCCTGCTGTACTCGTGGCTGATGGGAAACACCGTCTTCGGGCGCCACGTCTATGCGATCGGCGGCAACCTCGCGGCCGCGAAGCTGTCGGGCATCAACACCCGCAAGGTGAACTTCTGGCTGTTCGTGAACATGGGCGTGCTGTGTGGCCTCGCAGCGGTCGTCGTGACGTCGCGTGCCGGTGCCGCGGTGGCCGCCGCCGGCCAGAACTACGAACTCGACGCCATCGCGGCCTGCTTCATCGGCGGCGCAGCCGTCTCCGGCGGTATCGGCCGCGTGTCGGGCGCCATCATCGGCGCGCTCATCATGGGCGTGCTGAACATGGGCCTGTCGATCATGAGCGTCGATCCGTCCTGGCAGTTCGTCGTCAAGGGCCTGGTCCTCATCGTGGCTGTCGCGTTCGACATGATCAACAAGGGAAGATCGGCGAAGGCCTAA
- a CDS encoding PQQ-binding-like beta-propeller repeat protein produces the protein MLVGVALVAVGLTAVLLRPAPRQPVDLSGLRTAPQGAWTHRIDLDQGVLAFECGDGGIGLSRQSEVGPTLECRSASDGSVTWEKSYPESTGAWVVDLPGSPYLVVQPPYVGGNTDDTTYTLLERRTGESVAELVLPGADWDAGGWSALAAGDEGTLVASHLDPEQGAVETWAIDPSHPERRLWTTHLESWPGNALLGQYGAVLEEHAGYLWDRSNLDRGGYGLVLDRNDGSTPKWALEGDQFAYVGEVAIAAQSTSGVRAVDLATGAELWTKDELGVTAVGATNAAYLLTRRTEPGGFDPETGEHTQQHGVTRLTKVDPRSGRQRWVSPFNYDIGVVRQLGGRLLVAEPLLSGSPESAVGRLSVLDDRTGRRLWDVTREGALLAGLYSGDDSVVAHFVTYPDDGHGDQIPRTALVAVDLRSGETLWEVEEMWAQVVSGHLITYASDGTVTVYR, from the coding sequence GTGCTCGTCGGCGTCGCGCTGGTCGCGGTCGGCCTGACCGCGGTACTACTACGACCGGCGCCCCGCCAACCGGTGGACCTCTCGGGTCTCCGAACGGCGCCCCAGGGGGCGTGGACCCACAGGATCGACCTCGACCAGGGCGTGCTTGCCTTCGAGTGCGGGGATGGGGGCATCGGGCTCTCCCGACAGAGCGAGGTCGGCCCCACACTCGAATGCCGCAGCGCCTCCGATGGTTCGGTGACCTGGGAGAAGAGCTACCCCGAGTCGACGGGAGCCTGGGTGGTAGACCTTCCCGGCAGCCCCTACCTCGTGGTGCAACCGCCATACGTCGGCGGGAACACGGACGACACCACCTACACGCTGCTGGAGCGTCGCACGGGCGAGAGCGTCGCCGAACTGGTCCTCCCCGGGGCCGACTGGGACGCCGGCGGATGGAGCGCGCTGGCGGCGGGTGACGAGGGGACGCTGGTAGCGAGCCACCTTGACCCCGAGCAGGGCGCGGTAGAGACCTGGGCCATCGATCCCTCCCACCCGGAGCGGCGCCTCTGGACCACGCACCTGGAGAGCTGGCCGGGCAATGCGCTCCTGGGGCAGTACGGGGCGGTGCTCGAAGAGCACGCGGGATACCTGTGGGATCGCAGCAACCTGGACAGGGGCGGGTACGGTCTCGTGCTCGACCGCAACGACGGTTCGACCCCCAAGTGGGCCCTCGAAGGAGACCAGTTCGCCTACGTGGGTGAGGTCGCGATCGCCGCCCAGTCGACCTCGGGGGTACGGGCCGTCGACCTGGCGACCGGAGCCGAGTTGTGGACGAAGGACGAACTCGGGGTGACGGCGGTAGGGGCGACCAACGCGGCCTACCTGCTCACGCGCCGGACCGAACCAGGAGGCTTCGACCCCGAGACGGGGGAGCACACGCAGCAGCACGGCGTGACGCGACTGACAAAGGTCGATCCCCGCTCTGGGCGACAACGGTGGGTCTCGCCCTTCAACTACGACATCGGCGTGGTGCGGCAACTCGGCGGGCGACTGTTGGTCGCGGAGCCGCTTCTCTCCGGCTCGCCCGAGAGCGCGGTGGGCAGGCTGAGCGTGCTCGACGATCGCACCGGCCGCCGACTCTGGGACGTCACCCGGGAGGGGGCCCTGCTTGCCGGGCTCTACTCCGGCGACGACTCGGTCGTGGCTCACTTCGTGACCTACCCGGATGACGGGCACGGCGACCAGATCCCAAGGACGGCCCTGGTGGCGGTCGACCTGCGAAGCGGCGAGACGCTGTGGGAGGTCGAGGAGATGTGGGCGCAGGTCGTGTCCGGTCACCTGATCACCTATGCCTCTGACGGCACCGTGACGGTGTACCGCTGA